A window from Dunckerocampus dactyliophorus isolate RoL2022-P2 chromosome 15, RoL_Ddac_1.1, whole genome shotgun sequence encodes these proteins:
- the nectin4a gene encoding nectin-4 isoform X5, translating to MTFRLRGPSLRILVLLIFVAVAQGGFIEQPPNNAIRSLAEEETVLPCRYQPGDNVVVQVTWYKETPNGVKEQIITAHHNNGQTAFGTWSRRVRFKSSDPTVDSSLVVMSTDVSDEGTYICRITIFPLGNFDRAMSLTVWTIPISSLDPVILVEGQSFRQVASCRSLARPPPLLSWDTELSGQSVNRSSENGAVSTHYSLHPLRRMNGKKLDCLVWHPTLTGGPRRLQNKLVVHFPPDPEVSGYNGDWYVDLEHAALRLGDKLPEGVIPHPNGTLEFGRPLSLSDSGTYQCLARNEVGVGTAEVEIAVAAESHESQTMTENVLMIIVGAIAGGLLILMLVIVICVTCHHKKKNKMLKRELTEKKEEISTLSRQASFRRMNSVSTDARGATEESIPLRVEGTLRTSMSSLGEMAQSRDSRSTLSGGRGGGGAYDYLGRPVLHNNSRRGRERPLDRDEESRIRVETYVRNSNISLQESRLHPPLIPSSLPVVQSSTEVVRHINGSAEGGSRPTSTTRSLRHSSLSCSYPPVTDDEDEVDEGLGGPGRREHPGDRESVTSSSQASEAGYQLINGTVRLKPTPSPTMVSPHASLVHKAQIV from the exons ATGACGTTCCGGCTGAGAGGACCCTCGCTGCGTATCCTGGTGCTGTTGATTTTTG TCGCAGTGGCGCAAGGAGGATTTATCGAACAGCCCCCCAACAACGCCATACGCTCGCTGGCCGAGGAGGAGACGGTCCTGCCCTGCCGCTACCAACCTGGCGACAATGTGGTGGTGCAGGTCACATGGTACAAGGAGACCCCCAATGGCGTCAAGGAGCAGATCATCACCGCTCATCACAATAACGGCCAGACAG CATTTGGGACGTGGTCTCGGCGCGTGCGATTCAAAAGCAGTGACCCCACGGTGGATTCGTCTCTGGTGGTCATGAGCACAGATGTGTCAGACGAGGGGACGTACATCTGCCGCATCACCATCTTCCCCTTGGGAAACTTTGACAGAGCAATGTCACTCACAGTGTGGA CCATCCCCATCTCCTCCCTGGACCCTGTCATTCTGGTCGAGGGACAGTCTTTCCGCCAGGTGGCCTCCTGCCGCTCCTTGGCCCGCCCGCCGCCTCTCCTGTCCTGGGACACCGAGCTGAGCGGCCAGTCGGTCAACCGTTCGTCTGAGAACGGGGCCGTCTCCACCCATTACTCCCTGCACCCACTGAGGAGGATGAACGGGAAGAAGCTGGACTGTCTGGTATGGCATCCCACTCTGACGGGGGGCCCACGCAGGCTTCAGAACAAGCTGGTGGtacact TTCCTCCTGATCCTGAGGTGTCAGGCTACAATGGCGACTGGTATGTGGACCTGGAGCATGCAGCCCTGAG ACTGGGTGACAAGTTACCCGAGGGCGTGATCCCTCACCCCAACGGAACCCTTGAATTTGGGCGCCCCCTCAGCCTGTCAGACAGCGGCACCTACCAGTGCCTGGCGAGGAACGAGGTGGGGGTGGGCACAGCGGAGGTGGAGATCGCGGTGGCAG CAGAGTCTCACGAGAGTCAGACCATGACGGAGAACGTGCTGATGATCATTGTGGGGGCCATCGCTGGGGGGTTGCTCATCTTGATGCTGGTCATCGTCATCTGTGTCACCTGCcaccacaagaagaagaacaagatgctgaagagggagctgacCGAGAAGAA GGAGGAAATAAGCACTCTGTCCCGCCAAGCATCTTTCAGGAGGATGAACTCGGTCAGCACAGATGCAAGAGGAGCG ACTGAGGAGAGCATCCCACTGAGGGTAGAGGGAACCCTGAGGACCAGCATGTCTTCTCTCGGG GAGATGGCTCAGAGCCGTGACAGCCGCTCTACTCTCTCCGGCGggaggggaggagggggagCGTACGACTACCTGGGTCGACCTGTCCTTCACAACAACTCACGGAGGGGCAGAGAGAGGCCCCTGGACCGGGATGAGGAGAGCCGAATTAGGGTGGAAACCTATGTGAGGAACAGCAACATATCTCTG CAGGAATCCCGTCTGCATCCTCCTCTCATCCCGTCGTCGCTGCCCGTCGTCCAATCGTCCACGGAGGTTGTCAGGCACATCAACGGCTCTGCCGAGGGGGGCTCGAGGCCCACCAGCACCACCAGGTCCCTGCGGCACTCCTCCCTAAGCTGCAGCTATCCACCCGTGACGGACGATGAGGACGAGGTAGACGAAGGCCTCGGGGGGCCCGGCAGGCGGGAGCATCCTGGCGACAGAGAGAGCGTGACCAGCAGCTCCCAGGCGTCTGAGGCAGGCTACCAGCTTATAAACGGGACAGTGAGGTTAAAACCAACTCCTAGCCCCACTATGGTTAGCCCCCATGCCTCCTTGGTGCACAAGGCCCAGATTGTGTAG
- the nectin4a gene encoding nectin-4 isoform X1 — translation MTFRLRGPSLRILVLLIFVAVAQGGFIEQPPNNAIRSLAEEETVLPCRYQPGDNVVVQVTWYKETPNGVKEQIITAHHNNGQTAFGTWSRRVRFKSSDPTVDSSLVVMSTDVSDEGTYICRITIFPLGNFDRAMSLTVWTIPISSLDPVILVEGQSFRQVASCRSLARPPPLLSWDTELSGQSVNRSSENGAVSTHYSLHPLRRMNGKKLDCLVWHPTLTGGPRRLQNKLVVHFPPDPEVSGYNGDWYVDLEHAALRCVSGGNPKPQIFTWARLGDKLPEGVIPHPNGTLEFGRPLSLSDSGTYQCLARNEVGVGTAEVEIAVAAESHESQTMTENVLMIIVGAIAGGLLILMLVIVICVTCHHKKKNKMLKRELTEKKEEISTLSRQASFRRMNSVSTDARGATEESIPLRVEGTLRTSMSSLGEMAQSRDSRSTLSGGRGGGGAYDYLGRPVLHNNSRRGRERPLDRDEESRIRVETYVRNSNISLQESRLHPPLIPSSLPVVQSSTEVVRHINGSAEGGSRPTSTTRSLRHSSLSCSYPPVTDDEDEVDEGLGGPGRREHPGDRESVTSSSQASEAGYQLINGTVRLKPTPSPTMVSPHASLVHKAQIV, via the exons ATGACGTTCCGGCTGAGAGGACCCTCGCTGCGTATCCTGGTGCTGTTGATTTTTG TCGCAGTGGCGCAAGGAGGATTTATCGAACAGCCCCCCAACAACGCCATACGCTCGCTGGCCGAGGAGGAGACGGTCCTGCCCTGCCGCTACCAACCTGGCGACAATGTGGTGGTGCAGGTCACATGGTACAAGGAGACCCCCAATGGCGTCAAGGAGCAGATCATCACCGCTCATCACAATAACGGCCAGACAG CATTTGGGACGTGGTCTCGGCGCGTGCGATTCAAAAGCAGTGACCCCACGGTGGATTCGTCTCTGGTGGTCATGAGCACAGATGTGTCAGACGAGGGGACGTACATCTGCCGCATCACCATCTTCCCCTTGGGAAACTTTGACAGAGCAATGTCACTCACAGTGTGGA CCATCCCCATCTCCTCCCTGGACCCTGTCATTCTGGTCGAGGGACAGTCTTTCCGCCAGGTGGCCTCCTGCCGCTCCTTGGCCCGCCCGCCGCCTCTCCTGTCCTGGGACACCGAGCTGAGCGGCCAGTCGGTCAACCGTTCGTCTGAGAACGGGGCCGTCTCCACCCATTACTCCCTGCACCCACTGAGGAGGATGAACGGGAAGAAGCTGGACTGTCTGGTATGGCATCCCACTCTGACGGGGGGCCCACGCAGGCTTCAGAACAAGCTGGTGGtacact TTCCTCCTGATCCTGAGGTGTCAGGCTACAATGGCGACTGGTATGTGGACCTGGAGCATGCAGCCCTGAGGTGTGTGAGTGGAGGAAATCCCAAACCTCAGATATTCACCTGGGCCAG ACTGGGTGACAAGTTACCCGAGGGCGTGATCCCTCACCCCAACGGAACCCTTGAATTTGGGCGCCCCCTCAGCCTGTCAGACAGCGGCACCTACCAGTGCCTGGCGAGGAACGAGGTGGGGGTGGGCACAGCGGAGGTGGAGATCGCGGTGGCAG CAGAGTCTCACGAGAGTCAGACCATGACGGAGAACGTGCTGATGATCATTGTGGGGGCCATCGCTGGGGGGTTGCTCATCTTGATGCTGGTCATCGTCATCTGTGTCACCTGCcaccacaagaagaagaacaagatgctgaagagggagctgacCGAGAAGAA GGAGGAAATAAGCACTCTGTCCCGCCAAGCATCTTTCAGGAGGATGAACTCGGTCAGCACAGATGCAAGAGGAGCG ACTGAGGAGAGCATCCCACTGAGGGTAGAGGGAACCCTGAGGACCAGCATGTCTTCTCTCGGG GAGATGGCTCAGAGCCGTGACAGCCGCTCTACTCTCTCCGGCGggaggggaggagggggagCGTACGACTACCTGGGTCGACCTGTCCTTCACAACAACTCACGGAGGGGCAGAGAGAGGCCCCTGGACCGGGATGAGGAGAGCCGAATTAGGGTGGAAACCTATGTGAGGAACAGCAACATATCTCTG CAGGAATCCCGTCTGCATCCTCCTCTCATCCCGTCGTCGCTGCCCGTCGTCCAATCGTCCACGGAGGTTGTCAGGCACATCAACGGCTCTGCCGAGGGGGGCTCGAGGCCCACCAGCACCACCAGGTCCCTGCGGCACTCCTCCCTAAGCTGCAGCTATCCACCCGTGACGGACGATGAGGACGAGGTAGACGAAGGCCTCGGGGGGCCCGGCAGGCGGGAGCATCCTGGCGACAGAGAGAGCGTGACCAGCAGCTCCCAGGCGTCTGAGGCAGGCTACCAGCTTATAAACGGGACAGTGAGGTTAAAACCAACTCCTAGCCCCACTATGGTTAGCCCCCATGCCTCCTTGGTGCACAAGGCCCAGATTGTGTAG
- the nectin4a gene encoding nectin-4 isoform X2, translating to MTFRLRGPSLRILVLLIFVAVAQGGFIEQPPNNAIRSLAEEETVLPCRYQPGDNVVVQVTWYKETPNGVKEQIITAHHNNGQTAFGTWSRRVRFKSSDPTVDSSLVVMSTDVSDEGTYICRITIFPLGNFDRAMSLTVWTIPISSLDPVILVEGQSFRQVASCRSLARPPPLLSWDTELSGQSVNRSSENGAVSTHYSLHPLRRMNGKKLDCLVWHPTLTGGPRRLQNKLVVHFPPDPEVSGYNGDWYVDLEHAALRCVSGGNPKPQIFTWARLGDKLPEGVIPHPNGTLEFGRPLSLSDSGTYQCLARNEVGVGTAEVEIAVAESHESQTMTENVLMIIVGAIAGGLLILMLVIVICVTCHHKKKNKMLKRELTEKKEEISTLSRQASFRRMNSVSTDARGATEESIPLRVEGTLRTSMSSLGEMAQSRDSRSTLSGGRGGGGAYDYLGRPVLHNNSRRGRERPLDRDEESRIRVETYVRNSNISLQESRLHPPLIPSSLPVVQSSTEVVRHINGSAEGGSRPTSTTRSLRHSSLSCSYPPVTDDEDEVDEGLGGPGRREHPGDRESVTSSSQASEAGYQLINGTVRLKPTPSPTMVSPHASLVHKAQIV from the exons ATGACGTTCCGGCTGAGAGGACCCTCGCTGCGTATCCTGGTGCTGTTGATTTTTG TCGCAGTGGCGCAAGGAGGATTTATCGAACAGCCCCCCAACAACGCCATACGCTCGCTGGCCGAGGAGGAGACGGTCCTGCCCTGCCGCTACCAACCTGGCGACAATGTGGTGGTGCAGGTCACATGGTACAAGGAGACCCCCAATGGCGTCAAGGAGCAGATCATCACCGCTCATCACAATAACGGCCAGACAG CATTTGGGACGTGGTCTCGGCGCGTGCGATTCAAAAGCAGTGACCCCACGGTGGATTCGTCTCTGGTGGTCATGAGCACAGATGTGTCAGACGAGGGGACGTACATCTGCCGCATCACCATCTTCCCCTTGGGAAACTTTGACAGAGCAATGTCACTCACAGTGTGGA CCATCCCCATCTCCTCCCTGGACCCTGTCATTCTGGTCGAGGGACAGTCTTTCCGCCAGGTGGCCTCCTGCCGCTCCTTGGCCCGCCCGCCGCCTCTCCTGTCCTGGGACACCGAGCTGAGCGGCCAGTCGGTCAACCGTTCGTCTGAGAACGGGGCCGTCTCCACCCATTACTCCCTGCACCCACTGAGGAGGATGAACGGGAAGAAGCTGGACTGTCTGGTATGGCATCCCACTCTGACGGGGGGCCCACGCAGGCTTCAGAACAAGCTGGTGGtacact TTCCTCCTGATCCTGAGGTGTCAGGCTACAATGGCGACTGGTATGTGGACCTGGAGCATGCAGCCCTGAGGTGTGTGAGTGGAGGAAATCCCAAACCTCAGATATTCACCTGGGCCAG ACTGGGTGACAAGTTACCCGAGGGCGTGATCCCTCACCCCAACGGAACCCTTGAATTTGGGCGCCCCCTCAGCCTGTCAGACAGCGGCACCTACCAGTGCCTGGCGAGGAACGAGGTGGGGGTGGGCACAGCGGAGGTGGAGATCGCGGTGGCAG AGTCTCACGAGAGTCAGACCATGACGGAGAACGTGCTGATGATCATTGTGGGGGCCATCGCTGGGGGGTTGCTCATCTTGATGCTGGTCATCGTCATCTGTGTCACCTGCcaccacaagaagaagaacaagatgctgaagagggagctgacCGAGAAGAA GGAGGAAATAAGCACTCTGTCCCGCCAAGCATCTTTCAGGAGGATGAACTCGGTCAGCACAGATGCAAGAGGAGCG ACTGAGGAGAGCATCCCACTGAGGGTAGAGGGAACCCTGAGGACCAGCATGTCTTCTCTCGGG GAGATGGCTCAGAGCCGTGACAGCCGCTCTACTCTCTCCGGCGggaggggaggagggggagCGTACGACTACCTGGGTCGACCTGTCCTTCACAACAACTCACGGAGGGGCAGAGAGAGGCCCCTGGACCGGGATGAGGAGAGCCGAATTAGGGTGGAAACCTATGTGAGGAACAGCAACATATCTCTG CAGGAATCCCGTCTGCATCCTCCTCTCATCCCGTCGTCGCTGCCCGTCGTCCAATCGTCCACGGAGGTTGTCAGGCACATCAACGGCTCTGCCGAGGGGGGCTCGAGGCCCACCAGCACCACCAGGTCCCTGCGGCACTCCTCCCTAAGCTGCAGCTATCCACCCGTGACGGACGATGAGGACGAGGTAGACGAAGGCCTCGGGGGGCCCGGCAGGCGGGAGCATCCTGGCGACAGAGAGAGCGTGACCAGCAGCTCCCAGGCGTCTGAGGCAGGCTACCAGCTTATAAACGGGACAGTGAGGTTAAAACCAACTCCTAGCCCCACTATGGTTAGCCCCCATGCCTCCTTGGTGCACAAGGCCCAGATTGTGTAG
- the nectin4a gene encoding nectin-4 isoform X4 — MTFRLRGPSLRILVLLIFVAVAQGGFIEQPPNNAIRSLAEEETVLPCRYQPGDNVVVQVTWYKETPNGVKEQIITAHHNNGQTAFGTWSRRVRFKSSDPTVDSSLVVMSTDVSDEGTYICRITIFPLGNFDRAMSLTVWTIPISSLDPVILVEGQSFRQVASCRSLARPPPLLSWDTELSGQSVNRSSENGAVSTHYSLHPLRRMNGKKLDCLVWHPTLTGGPRRLQNKLVVHFPPDPEVSGYNGDWYVDLEHAALRCVSGGNPKPQIFTWARLGDKLPEGVIPHPNGTLEFGRPLSLSDSGTYQCLARNEVGVGTAEVEIAVAESHESQTMTENVLMIIVGAIAGGLLILMLVIVICVTCHHKKKNKMLKRELTEKKEEISTLSRQASFRRMNSVSTDARGATEESIPLRVEGTLRTSMSSLGEMAQSRDSRSTLSGGRGGGGAYDYLGRPVLHNNSRRGRERPLDRDEESRIRVETYVRNSNISLESRLHPPLIPSSLPVVQSSTEVVRHINGSAEGGSRPTSTTRSLRHSSLSCSYPPVTDDEDEVDEGLGGPGRREHPGDRESVTSSSQASEAGYQLINGTVRLKPTPSPTMVSPHASLVHKAQIV, encoded by the exons ATGACGTTCCGGCTGAGAGGACCCTCGCTGCGTATCCTGGTGCTGTTGATTTTTG TCGCAGTGGCGCAAGGAGGATTTATCGAACAGCCCCCCAACAACGCCATACGCTCGCTGGCCGAGGAGGAGACGGTCCTGCCCTGCCGCTACCAACCTGGCGACAATGTGGTGGTGCAGGTCACATGGTACAAGGAGACCCCCAATGGCGTCAAGGAGCAGATCATCACCGCTCATCACAATAACGGCCAGACAG CATTTGGGACGTGGTCTCGGCGCGTGCGATTCAAAAGCAGTGACCCCACGGTGGATTCGTCTCTGGTGGTCATGAGCACAGATGTGTCAGACGAGGGGACGTACATCTGCCGCATCACCATCTTCCCCTTGGGAAACTTTGACAGAGCAATGTCACTCACAGTGTGGA CCATCCCCATCTCCTCCCTGGACCCTGTCATTCTGGTCGAGGGACAGTCTTTCCGCCAGGTGGCCTCCTGCCGCTCCTTGGCCCGCCCGCCGCCTCTCCTGTCCTGGGACACCGAGCTGAGCGGCCAGTCGGTCAACCGTTCGTCTGAGAACGGGGCCGTCTCCACCCATTACTCCCTGCACCCACTGAGGAGGATGAACGGGAAGAAGCTGGACTGTCTGGTATGGCATCCCACTCTGACGGGGGGCCCACGCAGGCTTCAGAACAAGCTGGTGGtacact TTCCTCCTGATCCTGAGGTGTCAGGCTACAATGGCGACTGGTATGTGGACCTGGAGCATGCAGCCCTGAGGTGTGTGAGTGGAGGAAATCCCAAACCTCAGATATTCACCTGGGCCAG ACTGGGTGACAAGTTACCCGAGGGCGTGATCCCTCACCCCAACGGAACCCTTGAATTTGGGCGCCCCCTCAGCCTGTCAGACAGCGGCACCTACCAGTGCCTGGCGAGGAACGAGGTGGGGGTGGGCACAGCGGAGGTGGAGATCGCGGTGGCAG AGTCTCACGAGAGTCAGACCATGACGGAGAACGTGCTGATGATCATTGTGGGGGCCATCGCTGGGGGGTTGCTCATCTTGATGCTGGTCATCGTCATCTGTGTCACCTGCcaccacaagaagaagaacaagatgctgaagagggagctgacCGAGAAGAA GGAGGAAATAAGCACTCTGTCCCGCCAAGCATCTTTCAGGAGGATGAACTCGGTCAGCACAGATGCAAGAGGAGCG ACTGAGGAGAGCATCCCACTGAGGGTAGAGGGAACCCTGAGGACCAGCATGTCTTCTCTCGGG GAGATGGCTCAGAGCCGTGACAGCCGCTCTACTCTCTCCGGCGggaggggaggagggggagCGTACGACTACCTGGGTCGACCTGTCCTTCACAACAACTCACGGAGGGGCAGAGAGAGGCCCCTGGACCGGGATGAGGAGAGCCGAATTAGGGTGGAAACCTATGTGAGGAACAGCAACATATCTCTG GAATCCCGTCTGCATCCTCCTCTCATCCCGTCGTCGCTGCCCGTCGTCCAATCGTCCACGGAGGTTGTCAGGCACATCAACGGCTCTGCCGAGGGGGGCTCGAGGCCCACCAGCACCACCAGGTCCCTGCGGCACTCCTCCCTAAGCTGCAGCTATCCACCCGTGACGGACGATGAGGACGAGGTAGACGAAGGCCTCGGGGGGCCCGGCAGGCGGGAGCATCCTGGCGACAGAGAGAGCGTGACCAGCAGCTCCCAGGCGTCTGAGGCAGGCTACCAGCTTATAAACGGGACAGTGAGGTTAAAACCAACTCCTAGCCCCACTATGGTTAGCCCCCATGCCTCCTTGGTGCACAAGGCCCAGATTGTGTAG
- the nectin4a gene encoding nectin-4 isoform X3, producing MTFRLRGPSLRILVLLIFVAVAQGGFIEQPPNNAIRSLAEEETVLPCRYQPGDNVVVQVTWYKETPNGVKEQIITAHHNNGQTAFGTWSRRVRFKSSDPTVDSSLVVMSTDVSDEGTYICRITIFPLGNFDRAMSLTVWTIPISSLDPVILVEGQSFRQVASCRSLARPPPLLSWDTELSGQSVNRSSENGAVSTHYSLHPLRRMNGKKLDCLVWHPTLTGGPRRLQNKLVVHFPPDPEVSGYNGDWYVDLEHAALRCVSGGNPKPQIFTWARLGDKLPEGVIPHPNGTLEFGRPLSLSDSGTYQCLARNEVGVGTAEVEIAVAAESHESQTMTENVLMIIVGAIAGGLLILMLVIVICVTCHHKKKNKMLKRELTEKKEEISTLSRQASFRRMNSVSTDARGATEESIPLRVEGTLRTSMSSLGEMAQSRDSRSTLSGGRGGGGAYDYLGRPVLHNNSRRGRERPLDRDEESRIRVETYVRNSNISLESRLHPPLIPSSLPVVQSSTEVVRHINGSAEGGSRPTSTTRSLRHSSLSCSYPPVTDDEDEVDEGLGGPGRREHPGDRESVTSSSQASEAGYQLINGTVRLKPTPSPTMVSPHASLVHKAQIV from the exons ATGACGTTCCGGCTGAGAGGACCCTCGCTGCGTATCCTGGTGCTGTTGATTTTTG TCGCAGTGGCGCAAGGAGGATTTATCGAACAGCCCCCCAACAACGCCATACGCTCGCTGGCCGAGGAGGAGACGGTCCTGCCCTGCCGCTACCAACCTGGCGACAATGTGGTGGTGCAGGTCACATGGTACAAGGAGACCCCCAATGGCGTCAAGGAGCAGATCATCACCGCTCATCACAATAACGGCCAGACAG CATTTGGGACGTGGTCTCGGCGCGTGCGATTCAAAAGCAGTGACCCCACGGTGGATTCGTCTCTGGTGGTCATGAGCACAGATGTGTCAGACGAGGGGACGTACATCTGCCGCATCACCATCTTCCCCTTGGGAAACTTTGACAGAGCAATGTCACTCACAGTGTGGA CCATCCCCATCTCCTCCCTGGACCCTGTCATTCTGGTCGAGGGACAGTCTTTCCGCCAGGTGGCCTCCTGCCGCTCCTTGGCCCGCCCGCCGCCTCTCCTGTCCTGGGACACCGAGCTGAGCGGCCAGTCGGTCAACCGTTCGTCTGAGAACGGGGCCGTCTCCACCCATTACTCCCTGCACCCACTGAGGAGGATGAACGGGAAGAAGCTGGACTGTCTGGTATGGCATCCCACTCTGACGGGGGGCCCACGCAGGCTTCAGAACAAGCTGGTGGtacact TTCCTCCTGATCCTGAGGTGTCAGGCTACAATGGCGACTGGTATGTGGACCTGGAGCATGCAGCCCTGAGGTGTGTGAGTGGAGGAAATCCCAAACCTCAGATATTCACCTGGGCCAG ACTGGGTGACAAGTTACCCGAGGGCGTGATCCCTCACCCCAACGGAACCCTTGAATTTGGGCGCCCCCTCAGCCTGTCAGACAGCGGCACCTACCAGTGCCTGGCGAGGAACGAGGTGGGGGTGGGCACAGCGGAGGTGGAGATCGCGGTGGCAG CAGAGTCTCACGAGAGTCAGACCATGACGGAGAACGTGCTGATGATCATTGTGGGGGCCATCGCTGGGGGGTTGCTCATCTTGATGCTGGTCATCGTCATCTGTGTCACCTGCcaccacaagaagaagaacaagatgctgaagagggagctgacCGAGAAGAA GGAGGAAATAAGCACTCTGTCCCGCCAAGCATCTTTCAGGAGGATGAACTCGGTCAGCACAGATGCAAGAGGAGCG ACTGAGGAGAGCATCCCACTGAGGGTAGAGGGAACCCTGAGGACCAGCATGTCTTCTCTCGGG GAGATGGCTCAGAGCCGTGACAGCCGCTCTACTCTCTCCGGCGggaggggaggagggggagCGTACGACTACCTGGGTCGACCTGTCCTTCACAACAACTCACGGAGGGGCAGAGAGAGGCCCCTGGACCGGGATGAGGAGAGCCGAATTAGGGTGGAAACCTATGTGAGGAACAGCAACATATCTCTG GAATCCCGTCTGCATCCTCCTCTCATCCCGTCGTCGCTGCCCGTCGTCCAATCGTCCACGGAGGTTGTCAGGCACATCAACGGCTCTGCCGAGGGGGGCTCGAGGCCCACCAGCACCACCAGGTCCCTGCGGCACTCCTCCCTAAGCTGCAGCTATCCACCCGTGACGGACGATGAGGACGAGGTAGACGAAGGCCTCGGGGGGCCCGGCAGGCGGGAGCATCCTGGCGACAGAGAGAGCGTGACCAGCAGCTCCCAGGCGTCTGAGGCAGGCTACCAGCTTATAAACGGGACAGTGAGGTTAAAACCAACTCCTAGCCCCACTATGGTTAGCCCCCATGCCTCCTTGGTGCACAAGGCCCAGATTGTGTAG